The Planctellipticum variicoloris DNA window GTCAGACGCCGCTCCCCATCGACGAGATCACCGACCGGCTAACGGAGTTCTTTCGAAAGGACCAGGCGCTTATCGACGCCCTGCTGCCGGAGCTGACGACGGAAGAGGCCCCGGCGACATTCGGCCACAACAAATGGGTGCCGGTGCACAAGGCTCTGCGGTACATGGTTCTGCGGGAGTTCACGACCGGTGTCCGCCGGACGGACTGCTTGGAATCGATGGGACTGGCCCGAGTGAACTACGCCGGGCTGACGCCGGCATGTGACGGTGTGAAAGACCTGGCGCTGACACTGGGGTTATCAGCGGAAGAAACGGTTGAAGGACTTTCGCTGATCCTCGACAACTGGCGGCGCAACCGAATTCTGTACGTTGCCGGCGACCCCATCTTTTCCCGCTATCACGCCAAGGACGACCCTTATATTCAGGCGGGTCTGCTGCCGCTGAGGGAGTTCCGTCCCGAGGGGCTGTTGCAGACTTCCGACCAGTCGAATCCGTATGCCCGCGGCGTGATTGCCCAGCGTGGAGCGTCTGCGATTCAGGCACTGCTGAAGAAATGGGCTTCCGATCCTCGCCAGCTCGATGTGGACCTCACGGCGGGAGTGCTATGGTCTCTGCTGGTGGATGAGTTGAAAATCCTCACCCGAGTCACGCTGCGGTCGCAGACCGAGAGGTCACTGGCGGCGGACGTCTGGCAGGTGAACCTGGAGAAGCTGGCCGTCGAACCTTGCCAGCATCGCGAGCGCTGCACGACCTGCCAGCGAATCGTGACTCGACGACCGCCGAACGGGCTCTGTACTCGCCACAACTGCCACGGCACGACCGCGACCGAGCGGCCCGACGAGGAAAACTATGACGTGTGGCTGATGGGGCGACCATTCACGATGGTGAGTGCCGAGGAGCACACCGCCCAAGTCCCTGGAGAGATTCGGAATCGGATCGAGAACGACTTCAAGTCGAAGCACGGGCGCACGAACTGCCTCGTAGCGACTCCGACGCTGGAAATGGGGGTCAATATTGGGGCGCTGGACATGGCGCTCATGCGGAATGTCCCTCCCCGGTCCGCCAACTACTGGCAACGGGCCGGGCGGGCCGGTCGCGAAGAGCGGATGGCAGTCGTCGTGACGTACTGTCGACGGTCACCCCACGACCGGTACTTCTTCGATGACCCGCTGCGGATTCTTGGCGGTGTCATCGAAGCACCGACGTTTAACCTGCGGAACCCGCTGATGGTCGCCAAACACATTCGCTCTGCGATTCTGTCGGACCTTCTGCTGCGGTCTCGGCAGCCAGACGCGGACGGCGAACGCATTCGAGACATCCTGAAGGCGCTATTCCCGACGTTTATTCGCACCTATCTGCTCAATGCCGACGACCAGTTTCGAGATCTGCCGAGCAGTACGGCTCCGCTCGCCCTGTTGCTCGACGAGTTGAAAGTGGCGATTGCGGATCGACTGCAGAACCTGTTCGCCCAGCATTGGCCAGAGGAAGCCCGAGAGCTGGCAACGCGGGAGGCGATTGATGCTGCAATCGCTGAGACATCGTCTGAACTCGATGCCGTGCTCGCCCGCTTGCACAAGCGGCTGACATGGGCTCGGACGACTCGCTCGGAGATTCATCAGAAGAAGGATGCCGGGCTGATTGAAAAGGATGAAGAGCAGTTGCTGAGGCGCTGCGACGAGTTCATCAACTCAATTGTCCGATCTGATCGGGCGACTTACACGTTGACGGTGCTGTCCGTTGAGGGTTTCCTGCCGGGCTACGGCGTTTACGAAGGGGGAATCACGGCATCCGCGCGCCGCGGGTTCGGGCGAACGTCTGGCCCCCGCGCCTTCGACCTTTCCCGGAGTAATGTGGTCGCCTTGCGTGAGTTCGTTCCCGGCAATCGGTTGTACGCGAATCGGGGCACGTTTTACGTCAGCCGGTATCACCTCGGAGCCGACGACCAGGCTCAAGTTCGAACTCTGCACGTCAATATCGAGAAACGGTACGTGACGGAACACGCTGCCGACGCGTCCTACGGGCAATCCGGGGGGATGGCAATCGAGGCACTCCCGCTGACGGACCTTGACCTGGCACATGAGAGCCGGATTACTGAGGACGAAAACCTTCGATTTTCAATGCCGGTTTCAGTACTCGGACGCCTCCGCAAGCGAAACCGAGGCGGTAAAGGGTTCAAGATCGGCGACCAGGAAGTCAGCTATCTACGCGGCCAGGGTATCGAACTGGTCAATCTCGGCGAGGCCGGGCGGGTGAAGCAGAATGAGGTCGGACACTGGATCTGCCCAGTTTGCGGCGCAGCCAAGACGCCGTATGCCGTTCAAGCCGAGATCACTCACTTCTTGAAGATTCACAAGGAGCGATGCGGTCGCGATGTTGCCCGCATGGCCCTGTCGTCGCAAGCCAATGTGGATATGCTGCAATTTCATTCGGTTGCCGATGAAAGCGATGGAATCAATATCGGGGAGGCTCTTCGGACTGGAGCTGCTCGCCTCCTCGATATGGGGCCGGACGACTTGCAGTTGCTGATTGTTCAGAAACCCGACGACAAGCTCGACCTGCTGATTTACGACCCCATGCCGGGCGGTTCGGGACTGCTGGAACAAATGCTGGCACGGTGGCAGGAGCTGATCGCGACGACGAAAGACCTTTTGGCGGGATGCTCGCAGTCTTGCGATACGGCCTGCTACTCCTGTCTCAAGACGTTCCGCAACCAGTTCCATCACGAACTGCTGAACCGGCACCGCGGCCTGGAACTCGTCGAGACACTGAACCACCCGCCCCAGGGCTATCGAGACATTCCGGCAGTCTTCGAGGAAGAGCGGGCCGAAGGCGGTTCTCCTTCAAACAATCCGGAAGCCCGACTCCTGCGACTGTTGCACGAACACCATTTCCCGGCCGGCGAATGCAGAATGCGGATCACGACGTCGCTCGGCATCCCGACGGAGCCCGACTGGCTCCATGAAGCGACCAAGGTGGCAATTTACCTCGATGGAATGAGCCGCGGCCTCCACGGTGACCCGAACACGGCGCGAAAGGACCAGATCATTCGCCAGGCAGTCGAACTCGACGGCTACACGGTGATCGTTATCCAGACGAGAGACCTCGACGACCCGCAGGCCGTCCGACAACACTTGCGGAACATTGCACAGGCGATGGGGCGGGGAGATCTGTTGGCTTCGGGCTGAGTCGGTGATGAAGGATCAGTTGAATTGACTGGTGGAGAACTGTTCCGAAAGGAGGCTCTGACAATGGCTCGTCCAGTTGCACTTCCGAGTCGAAATCGTAACCCCGTAGTCGTAACGCCGGCGGCCTTGCAACGGCGTCCGGAAATCCCCGTCGAGAGTCGGCTCGTTTGGAGTTATCTGGACCTCGAACAGATGACCGGGCTGAGTCGGCCAACGCTGCGAAGCCTTGTTCTGAATCACGGCTTTCCACACATCCGCGTTGGCCACCGTGTGCTTTTTCTTCCGGAAGCGGTTCGCGACTGGTTCTCCAAGCAGGTCGTAAGGCTTCCGCCCGGCTCAGAGGCGTTTGTTGACAACGATGCTGAGTTCGAAGCAGATGAGTGATTGCCCCGACGATGTTGCTACGAATGCCGATTGAAGCAGGACTCTGCAAGCTGGACGACCGCGAGCCGGACAGGAAGCCGCAGCTGGTAGAGTTGGCCTCGCCCGACTTGGAATCCGCCTGGAAGAGGCTCTGGTGACTTGTTGAAGAGAGGCGTAGCCCCGGTCTGCCGTGCTTACGGCCCCATACGCAACTTCTCCACCAACCACGTCATGGCGTCTAGGAACTTCATCAGGGCCGCCTCATCGCGGAGGATGGAGAGTGTGACGCGCGGGTAGCCCGTCATGCGTTCCGGGGCAACCTGGAGCCCCGGCACCGCGTTCAGGCGGTCGCACAGCTCGTGGCGAATTCTTTCGTCGTTGAAAGGGGGACTATCCCGCAACCACTTCATCTGCACCCACGCATCACCTCCGGATTGCACGGAAAGGGGATACCGGGGGCCGGCTGAGGTTTCGACAATGGGGATGAACGAGGCGCTGGTGGGATAGCGGTTGAAGTTCGGCGTCAGCCCCTGTTCGCCGGCCCAGGCGATCAGCCGGCGGGTCACCGCCAGATCATCGGCAGCTAGTTTTTCGCGGGCGACCGCCAGGAACGTTACTTCGTCGACCTTCTGTTGTTTGGGAGTGCTACCGCCGCTGCTTTTTCGCTGGCGGGCGGCTGACGTCTGCCCCACCAACCTCGGCACCAGTGTTTTCAGTCGCCCGTCCCCCACAAACTGCTTGACCTCCACGGCCAGGACTTCGGCCGGGTCCATCTGCCCGTTCAGAAACTCCACCACTCGCCGCAGCTCGTCAGGTATCACATCGGCTACGAAGACCAACCGAACCTTGCCCGCCTGCAGGTTGGTCTTTACGGTTTGCCAAAAGCCGTCGGGATCGGCCTCGGGCTCCAGAAACGCCGCCAGCACGTCATCCGCGGCCTGCCCCTGCTCCTCGGCCGTTTTCTCAAACCTGCTGCGAATTGTTTCTACAGGCCAGTAGGCGACCGCGTTGGCCGCGTAATCGAGCATCTGCCCGACAACTTCCCGGCGGATGCGGCTGTCGCTGCTGCGTTTGACCTCCACCAGCGTGGGGATGGCGTCCTGGTCCAGGAACAGATGGTCCAGGGACCAGCGGCCGGCCCCGTCTTCCTCGCCGGGGATGCCCATTTCACGCGATACCAGCAACCAGCGCCGTGGACGGTCGGCGTCCATCTGGTCTCCGGCCAGGAGGTCGGGGTAGCCCGCCAGGAGCTGCTGCAACAGGTCTTCCGAGTCGTACGGCCGTTCCGCCAGCGAATCCAGCCGTCCGTCATCGTGGAGTACAAAGACACCACCGCTCATCAATTCACCTCATCGCGAGCTGACACCAACAAAACTGATGCAACGGTCAGACCAGACCGAATGCACGGAATCATCCTTCGACTACCGGCTCACTGCTCGATGTCGGATTGAGAATCGCAGCGAGGTTGTTGAGGAGCCTGTCGCGTTCCAGGTACAGATCAAATCCCAAGTCTAGGCATTCAATTCTGAGGCGTTTTTTCGAAGGATCGCCATCGATGCTGTAGCTGCGGGATACGACGCCGGGTGAATGTGGATACAGCAGCACATTGTTTTCGCAGTTGTATCGGCTGGCATACGCAAATAGCTGATAGAGATCAGCCTGTGAAACGCCGTTCTTGGCGTCACTTTTCAGGTCAACCAGTCTCTTCCATTTTGTGTCCAGAATGATCTGCGGTACGCCCGCAACATCATCGATGACGATATCAGGCCGGAGCCGGAACCGTCCCTGAAGGTTCTCGTCACGTAGCAGCCATAGCCCACGCCCTCGCGCCTGAAGGTGGACCTGCTCCGGCAACAAGCCAAAATAACGGGCGTTTCGCTTCACAAATCTGCCAACGAATTCCTCAAACAGCGTTTCCATCGGAAAAAAAAGGCTGAATGAAGAATGGGCTCCGGCCTGGGGAGCAACCGTCGTGCCCTCATAGACTAGCCGGCAGAATTGAAGCAAGTCGCGGTACCTTTCAGACGCTCGATCGAGAAGTACCCGCGAGAAATCATCCCCTTGGATCACTAGATCCTCGACGTCGGCGAACTCCAGTAGAGCTTCCCGCAGCAGCTGCTGTGTTTTTGGCAGCCGAGCTAACGCGAGCAAGCAGCGGCAGGTCGCCTTCAATATCTGATTGAGCAAGGTGTCGTTGACAAACTCGTCATAACCTACCCAGAGGCGGTGACGCTGAGCAACATTTTGGAGCACTTGCCGCTGCAGAAGGATGCGCCCCTTCACGCAGCTCAGCGACTCCTCTCGATAGACGTACTGGTGCTGCTGTCCCCTGCGTACTTCAATTAGCAGTCGCCGGACAAAAGCAGTAATCAGCACTTCGAGGAGAGGAAGCCGACGACCGGCGAGCGACGCGAGATCTCGGTCGTGCCCAGGTAGATATCCTGCCTGACTCAGCATGAAGAGGAGGTTCTGCCGAGCCTGTCCGCCATCCCCAAAACCAGTGGAATCCTCGCCGCCGTCCGTTTTGGGCAAGATCTCGATGATCAACCCTGGCACCTGAATGACGCCGACGTAACTCTTCACCCGGATATGGTCTCGAAACGTCCAGTCGAAAACGGTGTCCCCGGTTGACCGCCCCTGCAGTTCGTCGAACCGTTGCAGTTCCCGCAGCTGACGCAAAGTCAGTCGCTTACGCGGCAAACGATCAAATTCGGTAAGTCGAATTTCCAGCAAGTCCTATTGCTCCTCTCCCTGGAAAGCCGAGAGGAAATACGACCTGAGTGTCGCTGCCGTAGATGATGACCCGAATTCCGGATGCACTTCGCACCGGACCTTGTCTTCGATCCAATCGTCGCCGCCACGAAGCAGGGAGGAGGCTTTTAGAGGACTTGAGCGGATCATGGGGTGGCTGTTCTTGGTCACAGGCCCGCCACCTTCAGATATCGGGCATCCTAGAACAAGGCAGATCTTCGACCAGTCACCGTAGAAATACTCCTGTAGCAGCGGTATCACTTTCCGGCACATGACGTCGCGCAATTCGGCCAGGGAGTGGAGGCCAAGAAACACGGAATGCCCAATTTGATGATCGCGGTCATAAAGCAGTTCGATCCGTGCGTTGAGCATCTCCAGCAGGTCGGCAACAGCAACGCCGTCGACAACGCCACCATCCCCGGTGAGCGAGCGCACGATCTCCACGTCGGGCATCAGTTCAACGAAGTGGAAACGCCGGCGAAGCGCAACATCCAAAAAGGCGATCGATCTGTCGGCGGTATTCATGGTGCCGATCACGTAGACGTTTGATGGCACTCCGAACTTCTCGCCAGAATACGGCAACGTAACCTGCAGTTCGTTCTCTGCCCCGATCCGCTTGTCCGGCTCCAGGAGCGTAATCAGCTCCCCGAGGATCTTCGAGATGTTCCCGCGGTTGATTTCATCAATGATAAGAACGTGATTCCGGACCCCGCTCGTGTTCCTACCGATCAACTCCTTCATCGCATCCAGCTTCAGATCCCGCTTGTGAAGCTGGTAAATGGTCATCTGAGAAAACGCTTTGGTGCAGATCGCCTCGCGTGGCAGGCTCTCGTCGAAGACGGCTAGCCACTCCACCGCTCTCAATTGATCGTATTCTCCGTCGCGATCTACGTACTGGTACGGCCCGCTGATTCGGCCAATCGCACGGAATTTGTGGTTCCCATCGGAGACCACGACCAGATCTCCAACTTGCATCCGACAGACGAATGTGTCCATTGCCTGAACATGAAAGTCGGTTGGTTTCAGCTCGGGATCATGCTTCTGCAACAGAGTGAGCACGTCTTTGCGAGACTTGCAGCCCTGATAGTTCAGGCCCTGCCCATACCCCAGCAGCAAGCAGCCCTTCTCGATGCACTCGTCATACACGGCGGCATCCTCCGGCCGCAGCGTGTTTCCAAGAGACATCTTCCAGATTGTTGCTTTCTCTAACTCGACGTTCTGACTCGCTTCCTGGCGAGTAGCCTTGCTTCCGGCCAGCAGACAAAGGCGTTTGAAGATCCCCGGCCGGCATTCGTACTGAACTTCGGGCGATCGTTCTTCTGGTGAAGCGACCTCTTCCTCCGCCAGAACTGGGCGAATCCCCTCGACAAAGTCTTCATAACCATACGACTGGTGGAACGTCACAAACGCGATCCGTTCTTCGGCCTGCAATTCCCGATAGCGAGTCACCAGTTCTTCTCTATCCAGCGAAGCAGTGCCATCGCAGATCTCCACGGCGTGCCGGATGGTCTCGTAGGTCTTCCCGGTTCCTGGGGGGCCGTAAAGAACCAGATTCAAATCGTGCATTATTGAGCGTCCTGGCGATGAGCTGTCGCTGAGCTGACTCCAGCTCGGTAGGCCATGATACGTGTTTTGCAGGACATAGAGTGCGGTATGCACATCGAGCAGATTACGAAACGGCAGAGCGTAGCGTTCCCGGAACAACCGTAGCAGCTTTTCGTAAAAAGCCGTCGCGGTGACGGCACGTTCCAATCGTCCGACAGGAACATCAGCTTTTCTTGAGAGGAGCGCCGTCGCCGCTGCCTCGAAGACGAGCGGCTTACAGAACGCATATCGATCTGGGTCCGACAGCGCCAATAGATAAGTAATGGCGGTCAGACCAATACCCGATTTATTCCCGTCCGCTCCCGCGCGAACCTTGGACCACTTCAGAAAGGTCTCGATTCGCGTCTGGAGCGGTTCTGTCCCAAACAGCAGATCTACGACGTGACGCCGAAGCGCAGCCGGCTTCGCATTGCTGACGAAGTCCACGGACTGCATTTGCTCATAAGCCGAAAGCAGATACTTTTGGCTCTTGAATGCGTCGTGAACGCTCCGAACCGGGTCCGCCTCCAGAGATTCACGCTGAAGCAGCGGACGGACCTTTGGGAGCACCTTCTTTTGGAGAAACGACTCGGGTCCCTCCTCCAAATTGCCCTGCTCGATCAGAACTGGCCGAATCGTCTGCTGAACCGCTTGGTCGAGGACGGACAGATTGATTTGCATTTCTTTTTGCATCACAGCTTACGACAACCCGACGCCGCCTCCTGATCCCAATCTCAGAGACTGACAAGATCCCTTGCGAGCCCGATGTTCAACCAACGGCCAACAATCTTGAACCCGGAGCCCATCGGGACAAGCTGCAGCTCCTCTACGGCCTCCGCCAGCATCGGCCCCCGGATGATACTTCCGGGGCGAATCTGGGGCAGACTGGAAGGCGGGGTCGACATCGGTAGAGGACTCGGCGGTGACGCGTAAGTGGAGAGACATGTGAAGGTAGCCGCTGAACAGGGGAAATGCCAGCCCCCCGTTCAGGGGTGTTCAGAACCATAGACGCATCGTCTTCGTCCGGGCGACGGCGAGCAAGACCAGTCTCTCCGATGACGTTCGCTAGCTCAACGGTCATCGAAATCCCGGTTTGGCGAGCCAACGGTCATCGAATTGGCCGGAGATCGGTCGTACGGTCATCGCACCAGGACGTCTCACGGCGTCATAAACCGAGGGACGAATTGCGCCACCGTCCGCGACAAAGCCTTCTGGCGATGACCGTCGTGGCCGTCGCCAGCCGGAGCAGATTCACCGTCCGGACACTTCACTCGGAAATCGACACGATTTCCAGACAGGATCGCGCTAGACGACGCGATGAAATGGGGCGTAACATGGCACGCTGGTGATGGTTTACCGTCGATTTCCGTTGAAACTTGGCGAACTCAGGGGCGACCGAAAGGCTGAGTTGGCAGGGAGGCTATCCCCGTGTCCAATTCGATCGCAGCCCTCAAGAGCCCCGCACCTGGTCCGGAATCGATGATCGAATGGGACGTTCCGTCCGACGGACGCCCGCCGAAATCCGAACGCGCCACGTTCGCTGCGACATGTCTCGCGTCAGGTGTACCGCCGTACTCAGTCGTGACGCAACTTCAACGTTGTTGCAACGTTTCGCAGCGATCGGCGTGGCGGGACTTGGCAGAGGCGAGGAAACTGCTGCGGCTCTGGAACAGTGGAACGGTCGACGAACTCCGCGACGAATCCGCTGCGTTCTACCGGTCGATCCTCACCTCCTCTGAGGCCTCGATTGGCCAAAAGATCAAAGCGCGAGCCCAGTTGGACAAGCTGCTGGGGCTCCAGATCCCCGCCCAAAACGCAAAACTCTTCGTGGAGAAGCAGCAGCAGGAGCAAAACGCGGGCAAGACGAAAAAGAGGCACCTGTTCCGCGCCGTACTCGAAAAACTGAGCCGTGAAGAACTGCAGAGGTTTGCAGATCTACAGGCGAAAATGCGGGCAGCGTACAAGGCAGCCGAGGCGGAAGAGGAACTGCAGCAGGATGCTCTCATCGCATAGTCACTTCCTTGTACGTCGCAAAGGACACCTTTTGTAATGGCAGCTGCTGAAGACCAGAACCCTTCCTGTGTTGACGGCGGGGGCGGCGAAGAATCAACCGAAACGCATGTTGAAATCTGGGCTGAGGATCAAGCCCGGCTTGGACGGGAGGATACCGACGTCGAGAAGGTCATCCTTGTCCCGGTTCCCGGTGCGTTCCTTTCACATACCGGTCGCTTTGAAGCGATACCCGCTCCACCGCCATCTCTCGCTGTTCCAGCGGGCGGTCGGTCTACATCACGGAAGAAGTCAACCGGGCGCAAAAGTCTCCCTCCAGAAGCAGTGCGGGCGTATCAGGAGCTGCTGGACGCATGGAGACGCGCCAAAGACTCTGGCGTGTCGCTCAAGCAGTTCTGTGACGATCGTAAGATCGAGCGGCGAGAGGTTCAGCGGGCGCAGGCTTATTTTAGAACGCTGAAGAGACGGGGTGGAGATGCCCTCGGTACCGACGTCAACGGCTCCTGAATTTGTTCGCAAGAATTCTGCGGTATCGCAACTCATTGGCCCGCAACGCTCTAGACACCAAAACAGCACAAAAACTCGCGAACAAATATCGCTGTCAATTTGTTTGTCACGGCCGTCGTTGAGACTCCCTTCGTTCAAACGAGCACTTAGCTCGTCAGTCCGAATCGAAAGGAAGTCCAATGGTCGAGTCCCACGTGCCCACTGCCTTGGCGGACGGGCAGACCGCCGCACTGCTCACGGTGCGGCAGGTCGCTGAATTGCTGGTTTGCAGCCCCCGGCATGTGTACCGGCTGAGTGATGCCGGGCGGATGCCCCGTCCGGTCCGCCTTGGCGGACTCATCCGCTGGCAGAAGTCCGAAATCGACGCTTGGCTGGCCGCTGGCTGCCCGCCGGCTCGCTCCATGCCGAAAGTCGGCTAGCAGCTGCCTTCAAAACACCGATTTGATGCACTTTCGCGTGGTGAAGCGATGACCGACGGTCATCAATTGCTGGCCCTGCCCGATCTCGCCGAAATCCCGCGGTTCTCGTGAGTCACTTCCCGCATTCAAAGCGAACGGCGGCCCGCCTGCGAAGCTGCCGCCGTTCACCATCGGATTCTCAACACCATGATTGTGGTCGCACTGTACGTATATGGCAAGTTCCACTTCCTGCGCCGAAAACGGCGAAACGAGGAATTCAATACCGTCGCTCAGCTGTGGAAGTTGAGTAGTCCCTCTTCGGCTTCAGCGGGTTCGGTTCGTGCGGAATCGTCTCAAGCCAACGTCTCCCGCGGCACCGTGCGTGTGGAAAGGGGACGGTAATGAGTGGGGCATTGAAACACGACCGGCGGGACGTTGCCGAACAGGCGGTCCGGGAAGCGGGCTGGAAACTGCTGTCGGCAGTTTCCTACGATCCCCAGCACATCGACCGGCTGCGGCTGACGGCGGAGCTGTTCGTCGATCCGGTACAGGTCACGATCTTCCTCGCCCTGGCCGCGTATCATCGCCGGAATCCTGACCGGAGGATGGTATCTGATAGCGAGATCGCCCGGTTCATGGCGACGAGCGAAGGTCTGTCGCACCTGATTCACGACGATGCCAAGACCGGGGACGTCAACACGGTCACGCCGTCGGACCTGCGGCGTGCTTTCGACAACGCCTACTACGTCAACGACTTAGCCAAGTCGCATGCGCAGGTCTTGCAGGACGCCCTGTTCGAGCGAACGGCGACCGCGGGGTTGGCCGCGGCCGCGCAGGGGGTGAGCGATCGACAGACGCTGGTCGCCAATCTTCGACGCGTCGTTGACGACTTATCGCAGATGGCGGGAACCGAGTTGCAGGTGAGTCCTACCGATCCCTGGGAGCTGCCGATCGATGGGGACGATCCCTGGCCGAAACCGCTCAGTCCCGAGGCGCTGTACGGTCCGGCGGGAGAGTTCGTGCGGATCGTCGGTCCGGAGACCGAATCGGATGCGGCGGCGCTCCTGTTTCACTTCCTGGCATATGCCGGGGCGTTGTTCGGGCGGAACCGGTATTTCCTCGTCGAAGCCGCACAGCACTACTCGAATCTGTTTATGTGCTTCGTGGGGCAGTCGTCAAAGGGCAGGAAGGGTAGCGCACATCGCAACGTGGAACGGTTCTTCGGGCTGGTCGATGGCGCAATGGGGACATTCATCATCAGCAACGTCACTAGCGGGCTGTCGAGCGGCGAGGGACTGATCTATCAAGTTCGCGACGACGTGGTGTCGAAGGGAGAGATCAAGGAAGAGGGCGTCGCCGACAAGCGGCTGATCGTCGTGGAATCCGAGTTCGCGAACACGTTGAAGGTCGTCCGACGGGAGACGAACACCTTGTCCGCCATCGTGCGGGATGCCTGGGACAAGGGGAACCTGCGGACGCTGACCAAGCAGAATCCGACGCGGGCGACCGGATCGCACATCGTGATCGTCGGGCACATCACACGGGATGAGCTGCGGCGACTCCTGACCGAGACCGATCAAGCGAACGGATTCACGAACCGATTCCTGTGGATTTGCTCCGGCCGCTCGAAGTTGTTGCCGAACGGCGGGCACGTTCCCGAGGAGCGACTGACCGAGCTGGTGGAGACGGTCCGGGCCGCGGTGGAGTTTGCACACTTCTATCCCGGACAAGTCCACCGGACCGAGGCGGCGGCGGCGCTCTGGGAGCAGGCCTATCCGATCTTGGCCGCGGATCGTCCGGGGATGCTGGGAAGTGTCACCAACCGAGCCGAAGCTCAGGTCCTGCGGCTGAGCCTGCTGTTCTCGATTCTTGACTGCAGCGGCGAGATCGACGTGCCTCACCTGCGCGCCGCCCTGGCGTGCTGGCGATACTGCGAGCAGTCCGCCCAGTATGCGTTCGGTCGCGGTCTGGGGGATAAGCTCGCCGACGAGATTCTGGCGCTGCTGCGAGTGGCTGGCAAAGCGGGCAAGTCCCGGTCTGAACTGTCTGCCGCCTATGCTCACAACAAGTCCGGCCGTGAGATCTGCCGAGCGCTGGACGTGCTGCAACAGTCCGGTCTGGCGTACTGCCGGAAGTCGCCATCAGCGACCGGCCGAGGACGTCCCGCCGAGATCTGGTATGCGGGACGACCGGACGAAAGAAACGAAGAAAACGAAAGAAGTCCTGAATGCGAGGGGATTCCTTCGTTTGTTTCGTTTAATTCGTACGTGGAAGGTGGCGAGGCACATGCCGCGGGTTACGTCCCGCAGAAGCCGGTGGGGCGGATCTTGGAAGACACCGAGGTCGACGGGATTAACGCAGCTTTCGACGAACGTAGCATCGAATCGCCGTAGGGCTTCTCCTTGAGAGAACGCGTCAAATGGGTGTCGGTCTCATCGCTCCAATGGCAGACCATCAAGAG harbors:
- a CDS encoding helix-turn-helix domain-containing protein; this translates as MTGLSRPTLRSLVLNHGFPHIRVGHRVLFLPEAVRDWFSKQVVRLPPGSEAFVDNDAEFEADE
- a CDS encoding McrC family protein codes for the protein MLEIRLTEFDRLPRKRLTLRQLRELQRFDELQGRSTGDTVFDWTFRDHIRVKSYVGVIQVPGLIIEILPKTDGGEDSTGFGDGGQARQNLLFMLSQAGYLPGHDRDLASLAGRRLPLLEVLITAFVRRLLIEVRRGQQHQYVYREESLSCVKGRILLQRQVLQNVAQRHRLWVGYDEFVNDTLLNQILKATCRCLLALARLPKTQQLLREALLEFADVEDLVIQGDDFSRVLLDRASERYRDLLQFCRLVYEGTTVAPQAGAHSSFSLFFPMETLFEEFVGRFVKRNARYFGLLPEQVHLQARGRGLWLLRDENLQGRFRLRPDIVIDDVAGVPQIILDTKWKRLVDLKSDAKNGVSQADLYQLFAYASRYNCENNVLLYPHSPGVVSRSYSIDGDPSKKRLRIECLDLGFDLYLERDRLLNNLAAILNPTSSSEPVVEG
- a CDS encoding DEAD/DEAH box helicase, which codes for MYRHQQEVFEAVASGQHVLVATGTGSGKTESFLYPIVNDLLRQRDQGITTGLSAILVYPMNALANDQLDRLRDVLGGTGITFGQWVGTTPEKESDVGIERFTGSSRRAYLEERKRRREEAARDDRAVQPLSPPEECCSEDDIEKRRPRILLTNYRQLEVLITRLPDVTLFADAPLKYLVFDEAHTYSGASGAEVACLIRRLRMLAAKGPDEIVCIGTSATLADPTKKDKDNEETALRFASRFFGVDAGKVRLVGESYVSREWPKKRYKPVAPLGDGMERLSRVLAAVAEPVNVETIKNVVEELTGQIFEPDENWHDSLYEHLVTNEYVYQTTQILKQPKWLRDAAWQTSQRLAAGRLPEGDRANAELLCYLVLGAAARKDGDSLLRPKVHFFIRGLDEAVVALDGTSDEPKQRLFLSLADAKEQFSGRHDDAFLSVLTCKSCGQHFLEKWYTDLEFSRGSNNQLKGFDHGIAAPNSDGSDNAWWGTSPAEAGTRVVSTNRLLEEVDGNASSRTQKWPKAWFCRQCGAMHRSHWSHCLADGCGHQEPLIPLFVFGPALSACPSCASTSFQIGGRTIEPARKIQASTVADVHILAQAMINAAPEGHQKLIIFADSRQDAAFQAGWMQDHARRIRLRHMMYSIIAGSQTPLPIDEITDRLTEFFRKDQALIDALLPELTTEEAPATFGHNKWVPVHKALRYMVLREFTTGVRRTDCLESMGLARVNYAGLTPACDGVKDLALTLGLSAEETVEGLSLILDNWRRNRILYVAGDPIFSRYHAKDDPYIQAGLLPLREFRPEGLLQTSDQSNPYARGVIAQRGASAIQALLKKWASDPRQLDVDLTAGVLWSLLVDELKILTRVTLRSQTERSLAADVWQVNLEKLAVEPCQHRERCTTCQRIVTRRPPNGLCTRHNCHGTTATERPDEENYDVWLMGRPFTMVSAEEHTAQVPGEIRNRIENDFKSKHGRTNCLVATPTLEMGVNIGALDMALMRNVPPRSANYWQRAGRAGREERMAVVVTYCRRSPHDRYFFDDPLRILGGVIEAPTFNLRNPLMVAKHIRSAILSDLLLRSRQPDADGERIRDILKALFPTFIRTYLLNADDQFRDLPSSTAPLALLLDELKVAIADRLQNLFAQHWPEEARELATREAIDAAIAETSSELDAVLARLHKRLTWARTTRSEIHQKKDAGLIEKDEEQLLRRCDEFINSIVRSDRATYTLTVLSVEGFLPGYGVYEGGITASARRGFGRTSGPRAFDLSRSNVVALREFVPGNRLYANRGTFYVSRYHLGADDQAQVRTLHVNIEKRYVTEHAADASYGQSGGMAIEALPLTDLDLAHESRITEDENLRFSMPVSVLGRLRKRNRGGKGFKIGDQEVSYLRGQGIELVNLGEAGRVKQNEVGHWICPVCGAAKTPYAVQAEITHFLKIHKERCGRDVARMALSSQANVDMLQFHSVADESDGINIGEALRTGAARLLDMGPDDLQLLIVQKPDDKLDLLIYDPMPGGSGLLEQMLARWQELIATTKDLLAGCSQSCDTACYSCLKTFRNQFHHELLNRHRGLELVETLNHPPQGYRDIPAVFEEERAEGGSPSNNPEARLLRLLHEHHFPAGECRMRITTSLGIPTEPDWLHEATKVAIYLDGMSRGLHGDPNTARKDQIIRQAVELDGYTVIVIQTRDLDDPQAVRQHLRNIAQAMGRGDLLASG